A single region of the Phyllostomus discolor isolate MPI-MPIP mPhyDis1 chromosome 14, mPhyDis1.pri.v3, whole genome shotgun sequence genome encodes:
- the AMPD2 gene encoding AMP deaminase 2 isoform X4, with translation MDGKCKEIAEELFSRSLAESELRSAPYEFPEESPIEQLEERRQRLERQISQDVKLEPDILLRAKQDFLKTDSDLDLQLYKEQSEGQGDWGLRERDVLEREFQRVTISGEEKCGVPFTDLLDAAKSVVRALFIREKYMALSLQSFCATTRRHLQQLAEKPLETRAYELGPDTPVSADAPVHPPVLEQHPYERCEPSSMPGDLGLGLRMVRGVVHVYTRREPDEHCPELELPYPELQEFVADVNVLMALIINGPIKSFCYRRLQYLSSKFQMHVLLNEMKELAAQKKVPHRDFYNIRKVDTHIHASSCMNQKHLLRFIKRAMKRHLEEIVHVEQGREQTLREVFQSLNLTAYDLSVDTLDVHADRNTFHRFDKFNAKYNPIGESVLREIFIKTDNRVSGKYFAHIIKEVMADLEESKYQNAELRLSIYGRSRDEWDKLARWAVTHRVHSPNVRWLVQVPRLFDVYRTKGQLANFQEMLENIFLPLFEATVHPASHPELHLFLEHVDGFDSVDDESKPENHIFNLESPLPEAWVEEDNPPYAYYLYYTFANMAVLNHLRRQRGFHTFVLRPHCGEAGSVHHLVSAFMLAENISHGLLLRKAPVLQYLYYLAQIGIAMSPLSNNSLFLSYHRNPLPEYLSRGLMVSLSTDDPLQFHFTKEPLMEEYSIATQVWKLSSCDMCELARNSVLMSGFSHKVKSHWLGPNYTKEGPEGNDIRRTNVPDIRVGYRYETLCQELALITQAVQSEMLETIPEEPGLTMSPGPQ, from the exons ATGGATGGCAAATGCAAGGAGATCGCGGAG gAGCTGTTCAGCCGCTCCCTGGCAGAGAGCGAGCTCCGCAGCGCGCCATACGAGTTCCCCGAGGAGAGCCCCATCGAGCAGCTGGAGGAGCGGAGGCAGCGGCTGGAGCGGCAGATCAGCCAGGACGTCAA GCTGGAGCCGGACATCCTGCTTCGGGCCAAGCAAGATTTCCTGAAGACGGACAGTGACTTGGACCTCca GCTGTACAAGGAGCAGAGCGAGGGGCAGGGGGACTGGGGCCTGCGGGAGCGCGACGTGCTGGAGCGGGAGTTCCAGCGGGTCACCATCTCCGGGGAGGAGAAGTGCGGG GTGCCGTTCACGGACCTGCTGGACGCCGCCAAGAGCGTGGTGCGGGCGCTCTTCATCCGGGAGAAGTACATGGCCCTGTCCCTGCAGAGCTTCTGCGCCACCACCCGCCGCCACCTGCAGCAGCTGGCCGAGAAGCCCCTGGAGACGCGGGCCTACGAGCTGGGCCCGGACACCCCTGTGTCTGCCG acGCCCCGGTGCACCCCCCGGTGCTGGAGCAGCACCCCTACGAGCGCTGTGAGCCCAGCTCCATGCCCGGGGACCTGGGCTTGGGTCTGCGCATGGTGCGGGGCGTGGTGCACGTCTACACACGCAGGGAGCCCGACGAGCA CTGCCCAGAGTTAGAGCTGCCGTACCCCGAACTGCAGGAGTTTGTGGCTGATGTCAACGTGCTGATGGCCCTGATCATCAACGGCCCCAT AAAGTCCTTCTGCTACCGCCGGCTGCAGTACCTGAGCTCCAAGTTCCAGATGCACGTGCTGCTCAATGAGATGAAGGAGCTGGCCGCCCAGAAGAAGGTGCCGCACCGCGATTTCTACAACATCCGGAAG GTGGACACGCACATCCACGCCTCGTCCTGCATGAACCAGAAGCACCTACTGCGCTTCATCAAGCGGGCGATGAAGCGGCACCTGGAGGAGATCGTGCACGTGGAGCAGGGCCGCGAGCAGACGCTCCGCGAGGTCTTCCAGAGCTTGAACCTCACCGCCTACGACCTGAGCGTGGACACGCTCGACGTGCACGCG GACAGGAACACCTTCCACCGCTTCGACAAGTTCAATGCCAAATACAACCCCATCGGGGAGTCTGTCCTCCGAGAGATCTTCATCAAGACGGACAATAGGGTTTCCGGGAAGTACTTTGCTCACATCATCAAG GAGGTGATGGCAGACCTGGAGGAGAGCAAGTACCAGAACGCGGAGCTGCGGCTCTCCATCTACGGGCGCTCGAGGGACGAGTGGGACAAGCTGGCGCGCTGGGCCGTCACGCACCGCGTCCACTCCCCCAACGTGCGCTGGCTCGTGCAGGTGCCTCGTCTCTT TGACGTGTACCGTACCAAGGGCCAGCTGGCCAACTTTCAGGAGATGCTGGAGAACATCTTCCTGCCGCTGTTCGAGGCCACCGTGCACCCCGCCAGCCACCCGGAGCTGCACCTCTTCCTGGAGCAT GTGGATGGCTTTGACAGTGTGGATGATGAGTCCAAGCCCGAGAACCACATCTTCAACCTGGAGAGCCCTCTCCCGGAGGcttgggtggaggaggacaaccCCCCCTACGCCTACTACCTGTACTACACCTTCGCCAACATGGCCGTGCTGAACCACCTGCGCAG gcagagAGGCTTCCACACGTTTGTGCTGCGGCCGCACTGCGGCGAGGCCGGGTCCGTCCACCACCTGGTGTCGGCCTTCATGCTGGCCGAGAACATCTCCCACGGGCTGCTGCTGCGCAAG GCCCCAGTCCTGCAGTACCTGTATTACCTGGCCCAGATTGGGATTGCCATGTCCCCGCTCAGCAACAATAGCCTTTTCCTCAGCTACCACCGGAACCCGCTGCCTGAGTACCTGTCCCGCGGCCTCATGGTCTCGCTTTCCACCGACGACCCCCTGCAATTCCACTTCACCAAG GAACCGCTGATGGAGGAATACAGCATCGCCACCCAGGTGTGGAAGCTCAGCTCCTGTGACATGTGCGAGCTGGCCCGCAACAGTGTGCTCATGAGCGGCTTCTCCCACAAG gTGAAGAGCCACTGGCTGGGACCCAACTACACCAAAGAGGGCCCCGAGGGCAATGACATCCGCCGCACCAACGTGCCGGACATCCGCGTGGGCTACCGCTACGAGACCCTGTGCCAGGAGCTGGCGCTCATCACGCAGGCCGTCCAGAGCGAGATGCTGGAGACGATCCCGGAGGAGCCCGGCCTCACCATGAGCCCGGGGCCTCAGTGA
- the AMPD2 gene encoding AMP deaminase 2 isoform X3, producing MASEARGGLGAPPLQSARSLPGPAPCLKHFPLDLRTSMDGKCKEIAEELFSRSLAESELRSAPYEFPEESPIEQLEERRQRLERQISQDVKLEPDILLRAKQDFLKTDSDLDLQLYKEQSEGQGDWGLRERDVLEREFQRVTISGEEKCGVPFTDLLDAAKSVVRALFIREKYMALSLQSFCATTRRHLQQLAEKPLETRAYELGPDTPVSADAPVHPPVLEQHPYERCEPSSMPGDLGLGLRMVRGVVHVYTRREPDEHCPELELPYPELQEFVADVNVLMALIINGPIKSFCYRRLQYLSSKFQMHVLLNEMKELAAQKKVPHRDFYNIRKVDTHIHASSCMNQKHLLRFIKRAMKRHLEEIVHVEQGREQTLREVFQSLNLTAYDLSVDTLDVHADRNTFHRFDKFNAKYNPIGESVLREIFIKTDNRVSGKYFAHIIKEVMADLEESKYQNAELRLSIYGRSRDEWDKLARWAVTHRVHSPNVRWLVQVPRLFDVYRTKGQLANFQEMLENIFLPLFEATVHPASHPELHLFLEHVDGFDSVDDESKPENHIFNLESPLPEAWVEEDNPPYAYYLYYTFANMAVLNHLRRQRGFHTFVLRPHCGEAGSVHHLVSAFMLAENISHGLLLRKAPVLQYLYYLAQIGIAMSPLSNNSLFLSYHRNPLPEYLSRGLMVSLSTDDPLQFHFTKEPLMEEYSIATQVWKLSSCDMCELARNSVLMSGFSHKVKSHWLGPNYTKEGPEGNDIRRTNVPDIRVGYRYETLCQELALITQAVQSEMLETIPEEPGLTMSPGPQ from the exons TTCCCGCTGGACCTGCGCACGTCCATGGATGGCAAATGCAAGGAGATCGCGGAG gAGCTGTTCAGCCGCTCCCTGGCAGAGAGCGAGCTCCGCAGCGCGCCATACGAGTTCCCCGAGGAGAGCCCCATCGAGCAGCTGGAGGAGCGGAGGCAGCGGCTGGAGCGGCAGATCAGCCAGGACGTCAA GCTGGAGCCGGACATCCTGCTTCGGGCCAAGCAAGATTTCCTGAAGACGGACAGTGACTTGGACCTCca GCTGTACAAGGAGCAGAGCGAGGGGCAGGGGGACTGGGGCCTGCGGGAGCGCGACGTGCTGGAGCGGGAGTTCCAGCGGGTCACCATCTCCGGGGAGGAGAAGTGCGGG GTGCCGTTCACGGACCTGCTGGACGCCGCCAAGAGCGTGGTGCGGGCGCTCTTCATCCGGGAGAAGTACATGGCCCTGTCCCTGCAGAGCTTCTGCGCCACCACCCGCCGCCACCTGCAGCAGCTGGCCGAGAAGCCCCTGGAGACGCGGGCCTACGAGCTGGGCCCGGACACCCCTGTGTCTGCCG acGCCCCGGTGCACCCCCCGGTGCTGGAGCAGCACCCCTACGAGCGCTGTGAGCCCAGCTCCATGCCCGGGGACCTGGGCTTGGGTCTGCGCATGGTGCGGGGCGTGGTGCACGTCTACACACGCAGGGAGCCCGACGAGCA CTGCCCAGAGTTAGAGCTGCCGTACCCCGAACTGCAGGAGTTTGTGGCTGATGTCAACGTGCTGATGGCCCTGATCATCAACGGCCCCAT AAAGTCCTTCTGCTACCGCCGGCTGCAGTACCTGAGCTCCAAGTTCCAGATGCACGTGCTGCTCAATGAGATGAAGGAGCTGGCCGCCCAGAAGAAGGTGCCGCACCGCGATTTCTACAACATCCGGAAG GTGGACACGCACATCCACGCCTCGTCCTGCATGAACCAGAAGCACCTACTGCGCTTCATCAAGCGGGCGATGAAGCGGCACCTGGAGGAGATCGTGCACGTGGAGCAGGGCCGCGAGCAGACGCTCCGCGAGGTCTTCCAGAGCTTGAACCTCACCGCCTACGACCTGAGCGTGGACACGCTCGACGTGCACGCG GACAGGAACACCTTCCACCGCTTCGACAAGTTCAATGCCAAATACAACCCCATCGGGGAGTCTGTCCTCCGAGAGATCTTCATCAAGACGGACAATAGGGTTTCCGGGAAGTACTTTGCTCACATCATCAAG GAGGTGATGGCAGACCTGGAGGAGAGCAAGTACCAGAACGCGGAGCTGCGGCTCTCCATCTACGGGCGCTCGAGGGACGAGTGGGACAAGCTGGCGCGCTGGGCCGTCACGCACCGCGTCCACTCCCCCAACGTGCGCTGGCTCGTGCAGGTGCCTCGTCTCTT TGACGTGTACCGTACCAAGGGCCAGCTGGCCAACTTTCAGGAGATGCTGGAGAACATCTTCCTGCCGCTGTTCGAGGCCACCGTGCACCCCGCCAGCCACCCGGAGCTGCACCTCTTCCTGGAGCAT GTGGATGGCTTTGACAGTGTGGATGATGAGTCCAAGCCCGAGAACCACATCTTCAACCTGGAGAGCCCTCTCCCGGAGGcttgggtggaggaggacaaccCCCCCTACGCCTACTACCTGTACTACACCTTCGCCAACATGGCCGTGCTGAACCACCTGCGCAG gcagagAGGCTTCCACACGTTTGTGCTGCGGCCGCACTGCGGCGAGGCCGGGTCCGTCCACCACCTGGTGTCGGCCTTCATGCTGGCCGAGAACATCTCCCACGGGCTGCTGCTGCGCAAG GCCCCAGTCCTGCAGTACCTGTATTACCTGGCCCAGATTGGGATTGCCATGTCCCCGCTCAGCAACAATAGCCTTTTCCTCAGCTACCACCGGAACCCGCTGCCTGAGTACCTGTCCCGCGGCCTCATGGTCTCGCTTTCCACCGACGACCCCCTGCAATTCCACTTCACCAAG GAACCGCTGATGGAGGAATACAGCATCGCCACCCAGGTGTGGAAGCTCAGCTCCTGTGACATGTGCGAGCTGGCCCGCAACAGTGTGCTCATGAGCGGCTTCTCCCACAAG gTGAAGAGCCACTGGCTGGGACCCAACTACACCAAAGAGGGCCCCGAGGGCAATGACATCCGCCGCACCAACGTGCCGGACATCCGCGTGGGCTACCGCTACGAGACCCTGTGCCAGGAGCTGGCGCTCATCACGCAGGCCGTCCAGAGCGAGATGCTGGAGACGATCCCGGAGGAGCCCGGCCTCACCATGAGCCCGGGGCCTCAGTGA
- the GSTM4 gene encoding LOW QUALITY PROTEIN: glutathione S-transferase Mu 4 (The sequence of the model RefSeq protein was modified relative to this genomic sequence to represent the inferred CDS: inserted 3 bases in 2 codons; deleted 2 bases in 2 codons), whose protein sequence is MAMTLGYWDIRGLAHAIRLLLEYTDSSYQEKRYTMGDAPDFDRSQWLNEKFKLGLDFPNLPYLMTGXSQAHQSNAILRYIARKHNLCGETEEEKIRMDILENEAMDTSKQLATVCYSPDYEKLKPEYLKVLPEKVKLFSQFXGKRSWFAGDKLTYVDFLAYDILDLHRMFEPKCLDAFPNLKDFLVRFEGLRKISAYMKSSRFLPTPLYSKFATWGNK, encoded by the exons ATGGCAATGACTCTGGGTTACTGGGACATTCGTGGG CTGGCTCACGCCATCCGCCTGCTGCTGGAGTACACAGACTCCAGCTACCAGGAGAAGCGGTACACGATGGGGGACG CTCCCGACTTCGACAGAAGCCAGTGGCTGAATGAGAAGTTCAAGCTGGGCCTGGACTTCCCCAAT CTGCCCTACTTGATGACGGG CTCACAGGCTCACCAGAGCAACGCCATCCTTCGCTACATCGCTCGCAAGCACAACCTCt gtggggagacagaggaggagaagaTTCGCATGGACATTTTGGAGAACGAGGCCATGGATACGTCCAAA CAGTTGGCCACCGTCTGCTACAGCCCTGACTAC GAGAAACTGAAGCCTGAGTACCTGAAGGTGCTGCCTGAGAAGGTGAAGCTCTTCTCCCAGT CTGGGAAGAGGTCCTGGTTTGCAGGGGACAAG CTCACCTATGTGGACTTCCTGGCGTACGACATCCTCGACCTG CACCGCATGTTCGAGCCCAAGTGCCTGGATGCATTCCCAAACCTGAAG GACTTCCTGGTTCGCTTTGAG ggccTGAGGAAGATCTCTGCCTACATGAAGTCCAGCCGCTTCCTGCCGACCCCTCTATACTCCAAGTTTGCCACGTGGGGCAACAAGTAG
- the AMPD2 gene encoding AMP deaminase 2 isoform X1, translating into MASYPSGPGKPKAKYPFKKRTSQQAASAVPEARGGLGAPPLQSARSLPGPAPCLKHFPLDLRTSMDGKCKEIAEELFSRSLAESELRSAPYEFPEESPIEQLEERRQRLERQISQDVKLEPDILLRAKQDFLKTDSDLDLQLYKEQSEGQGDWGLRERDVLEREFQRVTISGEEKCGVPFTDLLDAAKSVVRALFIREKYMALSLQSFCATTRRHLQQLAEKPLETRAYELGPDTPVSADAPVHPPVLEQHPYERCEPSSMPGDLGLGLRMVRGVVHVYTRREPDEHCPELELPYPELQEFVADVNVLMALIINGPIKSFCYRRLQYLSSKFQMHVLLNEMKELAAQKKVPHRDFYNIRKVDTHIHASSCMNQKHLLRFIKRAMKRHLEEIVHVEQGREQTLREVFQSLNLTAYDLSVDTLDVHADRNTFHRFDKFNAKYNPIGESVLREIFIKTDNRVSGKYFAHIIKEVMADLEESKYQNAELRLSIYGRSRDEWDKLARWAVTHRVHSPNVRWLVQVPRLFDVYRTKGQLANFQEMLENIFLPLFEATVHPASHPELHLFLEHVDGFDSVDDESKPENHIFNLESPLPEAWVEEDNPPYAYYLYYTFANMAVLNHLRRQRGFHTFVLRPHCGEAGSVHHLVSAFMLAENISHGLLLRKAPVLQYLYYLAQIGIAMSPLSNNSLFLSYHRNPLPEYLSRGLMVSLSTDDPLQFHFTKEPLMEEYSIATQVWKLSSCDMCELARNSVLMSGFSHKVKSHWLGPNYTKEGPEGNDIRRTNVPDIRVGYRYETLCQELALITQAVQSEMLETIPEEPGLTMSPGPQ; encoded by the exons TTCCCGCTGGACCTGCGCACGTCCATGGATGGCAAATGCAAGGAGATCGCGGAG gAGCTGTTCAGCCGCTCCCTGGCAGAGAGCGAGCTCCGCAGCGCGCCATACGAGTTCCCCGAGGAGAGCCCCATCGAGCAGCTGGAGGAGCGGAGGCAGCGGCTGGAGCGGCAGATCAGCCAGGACGTCAA GCTGGAGCCGGACATCCTGCTTCGGGCCAAGCAAGATTTCCTGAAGACGGACAGTGACTTGGACCTCca GCTGTACAAGGAGCAGAGCGAGGGGCAGGGGGACTGGGGCCTGCGGGAGCGCGACGTGCTGGAGCGGGAGTTCCAGCGGGTCACCATCTCCGGGGAGGAGAAGTGCGGG GTGCCGTTCACGGACCTGCTGGACGCCGCCAAGAGCGTGGTGCGGGCGCTCTTCATCCGGGAGAAGTACATGGCCCTGTCCCTGCAGAGCTTCTGCGCCACCACCCGCCGCCACCTGCAGCAGCTGGCCGAGAAGCCCCTGGAGACGCGGGCCTACGAGCTGGGCCCGGACACCCCTGTGTCTGCCG acGCCCCGGTGCACCCCCCGGTGCTGGAGCAGCACCCCTACGAGCGCTGTGAGCCCAGCTCCATGCCCGGGGACCTGGGCTTGGGTCTGCGCATGGTGCGGGGCGTGGTGCACGTCTACACACGCAGGGAGCCCGACGAGCA CTGCCCAGAGTTAGAGCTGCCGTACCCCGAACTGCAGGAGTTTGTGGCTGATGTCAACGTGCTGATGGCCCTGATCATCAACGGCCCCAT AAAGTCCTTCTGCTACCGCCGGCTGCAGTACCTGAGCTCCAAGTTCCAGATGCACGTGCTGCTCAATGAGATGAAGGAGCTGGCCGCCCAGAAGAAGGTGCCGCACCGCGATTTCTACAACATCCGGAAG GTGGACACGCACATCCACGCCTCGTCCTGCATGAACCAGAAGCACCTACTGCGCTTCATCAAGCGGGCGATGAAGCGGCACCTGGAGGAGATCGTGCACGTGGAGCAGGGCCGCGAGCAGACGCTCCGCGAGGTCTTCCAGAGCTTGAACCTCACCGCCTACGACCTGAGCGTGGACACGCTCGACGTGCACGCG GACAGGAACACCTTCCACCGCTTCGACAAGTTCAATGCCAAATACAACCCCATCGGGGAGTCTGTCCTCCGAGAGATCTTCATCAAGACGGACAATAGGGTTTCCGGGAAGTACTTTGCTCACATCATCAAG GAGGTGATGGCAGACCTGGAGGAGAGCAAGTACCAGAACGCGGAGCTGCGGCTCTCCATCTACGGGCGCTCGAGGGACGAGTGGGACAAGCTGGCGCGCTGGGCCGTCACGCACCGCGTCCACTCCCCCAACGTGCGCTGGCTCGTGCAGGTGCCTCGTCTCTT TGACGTGTACCGTACCAAGGGCCAGCTGGCCAACTTTCAGGAGATGCTGGAGAACATCTTCCTGCCGCTGTTCGAGGCCACCGTGCACCCCGCCAGCCACCCGGAGCTGCACCTCTTCCTGGAGCAT GTGGATGGCTTTGACAGTGTGGATGATGAGTCCAAGCCCGAGAACCACATCTTCAACCTGGAGAGCCCTCTCCCGGAGGcttgggtggaggaggacaaccCCCCCTACGCCTACTACCTGTACTACACCTTCGCCAACATGGCCGTGCTGAACCACCTGCGCAG gcagagAGGCTTCCACACGTTTGTGCTGCGGCCGCACTGCGGCGAGGCCGGGTCCGTCCACCACCTGGTGTCGGCCTTCATGCTGGCCGAGAACATCTCCCACGGGCTGCTGCTGCGCAAG GCCCCAGTCCTGCAGTACCTGTATTACCTGGCCCAGATTGGGATTGCCATGTCCCCGCTCAGCAACAATAGCCTTTTCCTCAGCTACCACCGGAACCCGCTGCCTGAGTACCTGTCCCGCGGCCTCATGGTCTCGCTTTCCACCGACGACCCCCTGCAATTCCACTTCACCAAG GAACCGCTGATGGAGGAATACAGCATCGCCACCCAGGTGTGGAAGCTCAGCTCCTGTGACATGTGCGAGCTGGCCCGCAACAGTGTGCTCATGAGCGGCTTCTCCCACAAG gTGAAGAGCCACTGGCTGGGACCCAACTACACCAAAGAGGGCCCCGAGGGCAATGACATCCGCCGCACCAACGTGCCGGACATCCGCGTGGGCTACCGCTACGAGACCCTGTGCCAGGAGCTGGCGCTCATCACGCAGGCCGTCCAGAGCGAGATGCTGGAGACGATCCCGGAGGAGCCCGGCCTCACCATGAGCCCGGGGCCTCAGTGA
- the AMPD2 gene encoding AMP deaminase 2 isoform X2: MASGKPKAKYPFKKRTSQQAASAVPEARGGLGAPPLQSARSLPGPAPCLKHFPLDLRTSMDGKCKEIAEELFSRSLAESELRSAPYEFPEESPIEQLEERRQRLERQISQDVKLEPDILLRAKQDFLKTDSDLDLQLYKEQSEGQGDWGLRERDVLEREFQRVTISGEEKCGVPFTDLLDAAKSVVRALFIREKYMALSLQSFCATTRRHLQQLAEKPLETRAYELGPDTPVSADAPVHPPVLEQHPYERCEPSSMPGDLGLGLRMVRGVVHVYTRREPDEHCPELELPYPELQEFVADVNVLMALIINGPIKSFCYRRLQYLSSKFQMHVLLNEMKELAAQKKVPHRDFYNIRKVDTHIHASSCMNQKHLLRFIKRAMKRHLEEIVHVEQGREQTLREVFQSLNLTAYDLSVDTLDVHADRNTFHRFDKFNAKYNPIGESVLREIFIKTDNRVSGKYFAHIIKEVMADLEESKYQNAELRLSIYGRSRDEWDKLARWAVTHRVHSPNVRWLVQVPRLFDVYRTKGQLANFQEMLENIFLPLFEATVHPASHPELHLFLEHVDGFDSVDDESKPENHIFNLESPLPEAWVEEDNPPYAYYLYYTFANMAVLNHLRRQRGFHTFVLRPHCGEAGSVHHLVSAFMLAENISHGLLLRKAPVLQYLYYLAQIGIAMSPLSNNSLFLSYHRNPLPEYLSRGLMVSLSTDDPLQFHFTKEPLMEEYSIATQVWKLSSCDMCELARNSVLMSGFSHKVKSHWLGPNYTKEGPEGNDIRRTNVPDIRVGYRYETLCQELALITQAVQSEMLETIPEEPGLTMSPGPQ, translated from the exons TTCCCGCTGGACCTGCGCACGTCCATGGATGGCAAATGCAAGGAGATCGCGGAG gAGCTGTTCAGCCGCTCCCTGGCAGAGAGCGAGCTCCGCAGCGCGCCATACGAGTTCCCCGAGGAGAGCCCCATCGAGCAGCTGGAGGAGCGGAGGCAGCGGCTGGAGCGGCAGATCAGCCAGGACGTCAA GCTGGAGCCGGACATCCTGCTTCGGGCCAAGCAAGATTTCCTGAAGACGGACAGTGACTTGGACCTCca GCTGTACAAGGAGCAGAGCGAGGGGCAGGGGGACTGGGGCCTGCGGGAGCGCGACGTGCTGGAGCGGGAGTTCCAGCGGGTCACCATCTCCGGGGAGGAGAAGTGCGGG GTGCCGTTCACGGACCTGCTGGACGCCGCCAAGAGCGTGGTGCGGGCGCTCTTCATCCGGGAGAAGTACATGGCCCTGTCCCTGCAGAGCTTCTGCGCCACCACCCGCCGCCACCTGCAGCAGCTGGCCGAGAAGCCCCTGGAGACGCGGGCCTACGAGCTGGGCCCGGACACCCCTGTGTCTGCCG acGCCCCGGTGCACCCCCCGGTGCTGGAGCAGCACCCCTACGAGCGCTGTGAGCCCAGCTCCATGCCCGGGGACCTGGGCTTGGGTCTGCGCATGGTGCGGGGCGTGGTGCACGTCTACACACGCAGGGAGCCCGACGAGCA CTGCCCAGAGTTAGAGCTGCCGTACCCCGAACTGCAGGAGTTTGTGGCTGATGTCAACGTGCTGATGGCCCTGATCATCAACGGCCCCAT AAAGTCCTTCTGCTACCGCCGGCTGCAGTACCTGAGCTCCAAGTTCCAGATGCACGTGCTGCTCAATGAGATGAAGGAGCTGGCCGCCCAGAAGAAGGTGCCGCACCGCGATTTCTACAACATCCGGAAG GTGGACACGCACATCCACGCCTCGTCCTGCATGAACCAGAAGCACCTACTGCGCTTCATCAAGCGGGCGATGAAGCGGCACCTGGAGGAGATCGTGCACGTGGAGCAGGGCCGCGAGCAGACGCTCCGCGAGGTCTTCCAGAGCTTGAACCTCACCGCCTACGACCTGAGCGTGGACACGCTCGACGTGCACGCG GACAGGAACACCTTCCACCGCTTCGACAAGTTCAATGCCAAATACAACCCCATCGGGGAGTCTGTCCTCCGAGAGATCTTCATCAAGACGGACAATAGGGTTTCCGGGAAGTACTTTGCTCACATCATCAAG GAGGTGATGGCAGACCTGGAGGAGAGCAAGTACCAGAACGCGGAGCTGCGGCTCTCCATCTACGGGCGCTCGAGGGACGAGTGGGACAAGCTGGCGCGCTGGGCCGTCACGCACCGCGTCCACTCCCCCAACGTGCGCTGGCTCGTGCAGGTGCCTCGTCTCTT TGACGTGTACCGTACCAAGGGCCAGCTGGCCAACTTTCAGGAGATGCTGGAGAACATCTTCCTGCCGCTGTTCGAGGCCACCGTGCACCCCGCCAGCCACCCGGAGCTGCACCTCTTCCTGGAGCAT GTGGATGGCTTTGACAGTGTGGATGATGAGTCCAAGCCCGAGAACCACATCTTCAACCTGGAGAGCCCTCTCCCGGAGGcttgggtggaggaggacaaccCCCCCTACGCCTACTACCTGTACTACACCTTCGCCAACATGGCCGTGCTGAACCACCTGCGCAG gcagagAGGCTTCCACACGTTTGTGCTGCGGCCGCACTGCGGCGAGGCCGGGTCCGTCCACCACCTGGTGTCGGCCTTCATGCTGGCCGAGAACATCTCCCACGGGCTGCTGCTGCGCAAG GCCCCAGTCCTGCAGTACCTGTATTACCTGGCCCAGATTGGGATTGCCATGTCCCCGCTCAGCAACAATAGCCTTTTCCTCAGCTACCACCGGAACCCGCTGCCTGAGTACCTGTCCCGCGGCCTCATGGTCTCGCTTTCCACCGACGACCCCCTGCAATTCCACTTCACCAAG GAACCGCTGATGGAGGAATACAGCATCGCCACCCAGGTGTGGAAGCTCAGCTCCTGTGACATGTGCGAGCTGGCCCGCAACAGTGTGCTCATGAGCGGCTTCTCCCACAAG gTGAAGAGCCACTGGCTGGGACCCAACTACACCAAAGAGGGCCCCGAGGGCAATGACATCCGCCGCACCAACGTGCCGGACATCCGCGTGGGCTACCGCTACGAGACCCTGTGCCAGGAGCTGGCGCTCATCACGCAGGCCGTCCAGAGCGAGATGCTGGAGACGATCCCGGAGGAGCCCGGCCTCACCATGAGCCCGGGGCCTCAGTGA